In Hyphomicrobium denitrificans 1NES1, one DNA window encodes the following:
- a CDS encoding CmpA/NrtA family ABC transporter substrate-binding protein — MTDRRPFEIVAGFMPLLDSAVLVAAKEKGFAAGEGVDLTLVRETSWANIRDRMAVGHFQVAHMLAPMPIAANLGLTPFAAKTIAPIALGLGGNAITVSVALWERMLAHDAKSDLNPATAGKALRATIAERKAGDGAIRFAVVHPFSSHNYELRYWLAACGIDLENDIEIVFVPPPLMADALAAGTIDGYCVGEPWNTAAAKAALGHIVTVKAALWRASPEKVLGVAAQWAERDPDALAALLRSLCRSAQWCASPQNHRELADMLSARAFVDRSADWIMHGLSGMLDVGGGEIRRVEDFFVPFAQAAMFPWKSHALWFYSQMVRWGQVEHTPENAAIARETYRPDIYRSALMALGVAFPSANAKVEGALTTPTPVGSMGASLTLGPDGFFDGALFDPDRLDAYIEAQKR, encoded by the coding sequence ATGACAGACCGCAGACCATTCGAGATTGTCGCTGGTTTCATGCCCCTGCTCGACAGCGCCGTCCTCGTTGCCGCCAAAGAGAAAGGCTTCGCGGCCGGCGAAGGCGTCGATCTGACCCTCGTGCGTGAGACTTCCTGGGCCAACATCCGCGACCGCATGGCCGTCGGCCATTTCCAGGTGGCGCACATGCTGGCGCCCATGCCGATCGCGGCCAATCTCGGCCTCACCCCGTTCGCGGCCAAGACGATCGCACCCATCGCGCTCGGCCTCGGCGGAAACGCCATCACGGTTTCAGTTGCATTGTGGGAGCGAATGCTTGCCCACGACGCGAAGTCGGATCTCAACCCCGCAACTGCGGGCAAGGCGCTGCGCGCAACGATTGCCGAACGCAAGGCAGGCGATGGAGCGATTCGTTTCGCTGTCGTTCACCCGTTCTCCAGCCACAACTATGAACTGCGCTATTGGCTCGCCGCCTGCGGTATAGACCTCGAGAACGACATCGAAATCGTTTTTGTCCCGCCCCCGCTCATGGCGGATGCGCTTGCAGCCGGCACGATCGACGGCTATTGCGTGGGCGAGCCGTGGAACACCGCGGCAGCAAAGGCGGCACTCGGCCATATCGTGACGGTTAAGGCGGCACTATGGAGAGCGAGCCCTGAAAAGGTCCTGGGTGTAGCGGCGCAGTGGGCCGAGCGAGATCCGGATGCGCTGGCCGCACTGCTGCGTTCCTTGTGCCGCTCGGCGCAGTGGTGTGCCTCGCCGCAGAACCATCGCGAGCTTGCAGATATGTTGAGCGCGCGAGCTTTCGTCGATCGTTCGGCCGACTGGATAATGCACGGCCTCTCCGGCATGCTTGATGTCGGCGGTGGCGAAATCAGACGCGTTGAAGATTTTTTTGTTCCGTTCGCGCAAGCCGCCATGTTCCCCTGGAAGAGCCACGCGCTGTGGTTCTATTCGCAAATGGTGCGGTGGGGGCAGGTCGAGCACACACCCGAAAATGCAGCGATTGCCCGCGAGACCTATCGGCCCGACATCTATCGGAGTGCCCTGATGGCCCTCGGCGTCGCGTTCCCATCCGCGAATGCCAAGGTGGAAGGCGCGCTGACAACGCCAACTCCCGTAGGTTCGATGGGCGCGAGTCTGACCCTCGGGCCTGACGGCTTCTTCGACGGCGCGCTGTTCGATCCCGACCGTCTCGACGCCTACATCGAGGCGCAAAAACGATAA
- the nirD gene encoding nitrite reductase small subunit NirD has translation MQWIAIGHITDIPLRGARCVETAAGRVAVFRTGDGRLFAIDDRCPHKGGPLSQGIVHGASVTCPLHNWVISLESGKAQGADEGCVRTVPVKSENGIVFIASNIAVEAA, from the coding sequence ATGCAGTGGATTGCCATCGGACACATCACTGATATCCCTCTGCGCGGCGCGCGATGTGTCGAGACCGCAGCGGGGCGCGTCGCTGTCTTTCGTACGGGGGACGGTCGCCTGTTCGCCATCGACGATCGCTGTCCGCATAAGGGCGGTCCCTTGAGCCAGGGCATCGTGCACGGCGCTTCGGTCACTTGCCCGCTCCATAACTGGGTGATCTCCCTGGAGAGCGGCAAAGCTCAAGGCGCGGACGAAGGTTGCGTCCGCACCGTACCCGTCAAATCAGAAAACGGCATCGTGTTCATCGCGTCGAATATCGCCGTCGAAGCCGCTTGA
- a CDS encoding CBS domain-containing protein has protein sequence MRASDIMTTGVVSTTPECPLSEVLQVMLERHISGLPVVNASGKLVGVITEGDCLRRVETGTEIKRPLWRQLFTGPEKLAQEYIRAHGRKVSEVMTADPITITEDTDVSEIIHLMEKSRIKRLPVMRGDAVVGIVSRANVIRALAGLLRDARVSETDIEIRNNILAEFGKLPWAANELVDVTVKDGVVDLWGSFTAFRQDEAAVVAAENIAGVKEVRSHLAWVDPMSGITVYSPDEKNPSAGARAEA, from the coding sequence ATGAGAGCCAGCGATATCATGACGACCGGCGTGGTCTCGACAACACCCGAGTGCCCGCTTTCTGAAGTGCTGCAGGTAATGCTCGAACGCCATATCAGCGGCCTGCCTGTCGTCAACGCAAGCGGCAAGCTGGTGGGCGTGATCACCGAAGGCGATTGTCTGCGCCGCGTAGAAACGGGCACGGAGATTAAACGGCCGTTATGGCGACAGCTCTTCACAGGTCCGGAAAAGCTCGCACAAGAATATATTCGTGCTCATGGCCGCAAGGTCTCCGAGGTGATGACGGCAGATCCTATTACGATCACCGAAGACACTGACGTTTCCGAGATCATCCACCTGATGGAGAAGAGCAGGATCAAGCGACTTCCCGTCATGAGAGGCGATGCAGTAGTCGGGATCGTCAGCCGCGCGAATGTCATTCGGGCATTGGCGGGCCTGCTGCGCGACGCGAGAGTGAGCGAAACCGATATCGAAATCCGCAATAATATTCTCGCGGAGTTCGGCAAGCTGCCCTGGGCTGCAAACGAGCTCGTCGATGTCACAGTAAAGGACGGCGTGGTCGACCTCTGGGGATCGTTTACGGCGTTCCGTCAGGACGAGGCTGCCGTCGTCGCCGCCGAGAATATCGCCGGCGTGAAGGAAGTGCGAAGCCATCTCGCCTGGGTCGACCCAATGTCCGGCATAACGGTCTACTCGCCCGATGAGAAAAATCCTTCGGCCGGCGCTCGCGCCGAGGCATGA
- a CDS encoding nitrate reductase, translating into MPRSVKTTCPYCGVGCGIVADVASDGGVSINGDTEHPANYGRLCSKGSALAETIGLDGRLLYPEVGGARADWETALDLVAARFSETIRRYGPDAVAFYVSGQLLTEDYYVANKLMKGFIGSANIDTNSRLCMASSVAGHRRAFGSDTVPGCYEDLELADLVVLVGSNLAWCHPVLYQRIVVAKEKRPELKVALIDPRRTTSADIADIHLSIRPDGDVALFLGLLRHLASNSTIDADYIARYATGFEQALAAAQALDRDALIRRIGVPHSQLEEFYDLFAVTERTVTVYSQGVNQSSSGTDKVNAIINCHLATGRVGKPGMGPFSVTGQPNAMGGREVGGLANMLAAHMTIEDANDRDCVHRFWRAPTIATKPGLKAVDMFRAVGDGRIKALWIMATNPVVSMPEAENVRQAIASCPFVVVSDVTADTDTAKLAHVLLPALAWGEKSGTVTNSERRISRQRSFLRAPGSARPDWWIVTEVAKRMGHAEAFAYSAPADIFAEHAALSAFENIGTRSFDIGAYANLDSRAYEELEPFQWPCRVNSPGTARMFAEGGFYTQDRRARFVPVRLTAEERTTSDFPLTLNTGRVRDHWHTMTRTGKSQRLSQHYAEPFVEIHLEDAKRFRITDADLVRISTGLDAILVRALVTPRQQPGSIFVPMHWNDQFASCARVDRLVPGMTDPISGQPASKNVPARIERFHAATYGFAVLRERPKHIAAEYWAIAKCDGGWRLEIALAAEPADCSAFASGLLGKARDFIFYRDLQTGRMRFACYDNGRLCGILFLAPEPVAVSREWAISQLATTTIATGKRNAVLAGRPGPGAADRGAIVCACFGIGVNEIAAAVARGCCTVATVGEATQAGTNCGSCRPEIRKIVDRHALANAN; encoded by the coding sequence GTGCCGCGCTCGGTCAAGACGACCTGCCCGTACTGCGGCGTCGGCTGTGGCATCGTTGCCGATGTCGCGAGCGACGGCGGCGTGAGCATCAACGGCGACACCGAGCATCCCGCCAACTATGGGCGGCTCTGCTCAAAGGGCTCCGCCCTTGCCGAAACCATCGGCCTCGATGGCCGATTACTCTATCCGGAGGTCGGCGGTGCGCGCGCCGATTGGGAAACGGCCCTCGATCTCGTGGCCGCACGCTTCAGCGAAACCATCCGCCGGTACGGACCGGACGCGGTCGCGTTCTATGTATCGGGCCAGCTTCTGACCGAGGATTATTATGTCGCCAATAAGCTGATGAAGGGCTTCATCGGTTCGGCCAACATCGACACCAATTCCCGTCTGTGTATGGCCTCGTCCGTCGCCGGGCATCGCCGCGCCTTTGGCTCCGACACTGTACCCGGCTGTTATGAGGACCTCGAACTCGCCGATCTCGTCGTTCTCGTTGGCTCAAATCTCGCCTGGTGCCACCCGGTTCTCTACCAGCGCATTGTGGTCGCCAAGGAAAAGCGTCCGGAGCTGAAAGTCGCCTTGATCGATCCGCGCCGCACGACCAGCGCCGACATTGCAGACATACATCTTTCGATTCGACCCGATGGAGACGTTGCACTTTTTCTCGGCCTGTTGCGCCATCTTGCAAGCAACAGCACCATTGATGCGGACTATATTGCGCGTTACGCGACCGGGTTTGAGCAGGCACTCGCCGCAGCGCAAGCCCTCGACCGGGATGCCCTGATACGACGCATCGGGGTTCCGCATAGCCAACTCGAAGAGTTTTATGACCTGTTCGCGGTCACGGAGCGAACCGTGACCGTCTACAGCCAGGGCGTCAATCAGTCGTCCTCCGGCACCGACAAGGTCAACGCCATCATCAACTGCCACCTGGCAACGGGACGCGTAGGCAAGCCCGGCATGGGTCCGTTCTCGGTCACGGGGCAGCCGAACGCGATGGGCGGACGCGAAGTCGGCGGCCTCGCGAACATGCTCGCGGCTCACATGACGATCGAGGACGCCAACGATCGCGACTGCGTACATCGCTTCTGGCGCGCACCCACCATTGCGACGAAGCCCGGCTTGAAAGCCGTCGACATGTTCCGCGCCGTGGGCGATGGGCGCATCAAGGCGCTGTGGATCATGGCGACCAACCCGGTCGTTTCGATGCCAGAGGCGGAAAACGTCAGGCAAGCCATCGCCTCGTGTCCGTTCGTCGTCGTGTCGGACGTGACGGCCGACACCGACACCGCCAAGCTTGCACATGTGCTCCTGCCGGCTCTCGCCTGGGGGGAGAAGAGTGGAACGGTTACGAACTCGGAACGGCGAATCTCGCGCCAGCGCAGTTTCTTGCGCGCGCCGGGTAGCGCTCGGCCCGATTGGTGGATCGTCACGGAAGTCGCCAAGCGTATGGGACACGCTGAAGCGTTCGCATACAGCGCGCCAGCGGACATCTTCGCGGAACATGCGGCACTATCGGCGTTCGAGAATATCGGCACTCGCAGTTTCGACATCGGCGCCTACGCGAATCTCGATTCCCGTGCCTATGAGGAGCTTGAACCATTTCAATGGCCGTGCCGGGTAAACTCGCCTGGAACGGCGCGCATGTTCGCCGAGGGCGGCTTCTACACCCAGGACCGCAGGGCGCGCTTCGTGCCCGTCAGGCTTACCGCCGAAGAAAGAACAACGTCCGACTTCCCGCTCACGCTCAACACCGGCCGCGTGCGCGACCACTGGCATACCATGACGCGTACCGGAAAAAGCCAGCGTTTGTCACAGCACTACGCTGAGCCGTTCGTCGAAATACACCTCGAAGACGCCAAGCGCTTTCGCATCACCGACGCCGATCTCGTCCGCATCTCCACCGGCCTCGATGCCATCCTGGTGCGCGCCCTCGTCACCCCCCGCCAGCAGCCGGGATCGATCTTCGTTCCGATGCATTGGAACGACCAGTTTGCATCTTGCGCGCGTGTCGACCGTCTCGTCCCCGGCATGACCGACCCCATATCCGGACAACCCGCATCGAAGAACGTGCCCGCCCGCATCGAGAGATTTCATGCCGCGACATACGGGTTTGCCGTTCTGCGCGAAAGACCCAAGCACATTGCCGCCGAGTATTGGGCCATCGCGAAATGCGACGGCGGCTGGCGTTTGGAAATAGCGCTTGCCGCTGAGCCTGCCGATTGCAGCGCATTCGCAAGCGGCCTGCTCGGCAAGGCGAGAGATTTCATCTTCTACCGAGATCTGCAGACCGGACGCATGCGATTCGCGTGCTACGATAACGGACGGCTCTGCGGAATTCTGTTCCTGGCGCCCGAGCCTGTCGCCGTGTCGCGCGAATGGGCGATCTCCCAACTCGCCACAACCACAATCGCTACCGGCAAGCGCAATGCCGTCCTCGCAGGCCGCCCGGGCCCAGGCGCTGCCGACAGGGGCGCGATCGTCTGCGCCTGTTTTGGCATTGGCGTCAACGAAATTGCTGCCGCCGTCGCGCGCGGCTGCTGCACGGTCGCGACCGTCGGCGAGGCTACGCAGGCGGGAACCAATTGCGGATCATGCCGGCCGGAAATCAGAAAGATCGTTGACCGACATGCGCTCGCAAATGCCAATTGA
- a CDS encoding ANTAR domain-containing response regulator — translation MPGPEPTLSILIIDENRLRAVVIEDGLRDAGYTNLTIVHDVVGIARRIADVSPDVIVIDLENPNRDVLESMFQLSRAVNRPIAMFVDRSDHSAIEAAVEAGVSAYVVDGLKRERVKPILDMAISRFNAFARMAHELEEARSQLESRKLVDRAKGIIMKTRGLTEAEAYALLRKTAMNQNRKISEIAEGLIMAAGLLAPPEDK, via the coding sequence ATGCCCGGACCTGAGCCAACACTTTCAATCCTGATTATCGATGAGAACCGGCTTAGAGCCGTGGTCATCGAGGATGGGTTGCGCGACGCCGGCTATACCAACCTCACGATCGTTCACGACGTGGTTGGAATTGCGCGCCGTATCGCCGACGTCTCGCCCGATGTCATCGTCATCGACCTCGAGAACCCTAACCGCGACGTGCTCGAGAGCATGTTTCAGCTCTCGCGCGCCGTGAACCGGCCAATCGCCATGTTCGTCGATCGCTCAGATCATTCCGCGATCGAAGCCGCGGTCGAGGCCGGCGTTTCCGCATATGTCGTCGACGGCTTGAAACGCGAGCGCGTAAAGCCGATTCTCGATATGGCGATCAGCCGCTTCAACGCATTCGCACGCATGGCCCACGAATTGGAAGAGGCGCGCTCCCAGCTCGAGAGCAGGAAACTGGTCGATCGTGCCAAGGGCATCATCATGAAAACGCGCGGCCTGACGGAGGCAGAAGCCTACGCCTTGTTGCGCAAGACGGCCATGAACCAGAACCGCAAGATTTCCGAGATAGCCGAAGGCCTGATCATGGCCGCCGGTCTGCTGGCTCCGCCGGAGGACAAATGA
- the nirB gene encoding nitrite reductase large subunit NirB, with translation MTEKLVIIGNGMAPGRMLEHLLENAPDRYEVTIFNAEPRVNYDRIMLSPVLSGEKDYEQIIIHGDGWYIKNGITLYKGHKIVGIDRVAKTVTSDKGVMADYDKLVIATGSVPFILPVPGNNLAGVLSYRDLDDVNAMLLAAQSRSTAVVIGGGLLGLEAAAGLKERGMDVTVLHLMPTLMERQLDPAAGYMLQQELEQRGIKVITKASTKAILGDRKVEGVALADGRVIPATLVVMAAGIKPNAWLAAEAGLATNRGILVDDRMQTSDPDILALGECAEVGGHVYGLVAPLYEMARIAAARLAGEDGPGFVHNDTPTKLKVTGIDVFSLGDFADGEDRQEIVLRDAAAGVYKRLVLKENRIVGTVLYGETADGAWFNELKKKAIDISDMRDTLIFGQAYQGGSPLDPMAAVAALPDDAEICGCNGVCKGKIVAAIQSKKLTSLDDVRAHTKASASCGSCTGLVEQVLKLTLGDSYAPAAVQPMCSCTSLGHDDVRRLIKAKGLKSVYAVMQELEWKTSCGCAKCRPALNYYLVCDWPGEYTDDYQSRFINERVHANIQKDGTYSVVPRMWGGVTSAKELRAIADVVDKFQIPTVKVTGGQRIDMLGVRKEDLPAVWADLGKAGFVSGHAYAKGLRTVKTCVGSEWCRFGTQDSTALGIRIEKFMWGSWTPAKVKMAVSGCPRNCAEATCKDVGVVCVDSGFEIHFAGAAGLDIRGTEVLGLVKTEDEALEVIVALTQMYREQARYLERIYKWAKRVGTDEIRKQILADEERRRAFFDRFVYSQKFAQVDPWSERVSGLHKHEFRPLATVGLPQAAE, from the coding sequence ATGACCGAGAAACTCGTCATCATCGGTAACGGCATGGCGCCAGGGCGCATGCTCGAGCATCTGCTCGAAAATGCTCCGGACCGCTACGAGGTCACGATTTTCAACGCCGAGCCGCGCGTCAACTACGATCGCATCATGTTGTCTCCGGTGCTGTCCGGCGAGAAAGACTATGAGCAGATCATCATTCACGGCGACGGCTGGTACATCAAGAACGGGATCACCCTGTACAAGGGGCACAAGATCGTCGGCATAGACCGCGTCGCCAAAACCGTGACATCGGACAAAGGCGTGATGGCGGACTACGACAAACTCGTCATCGCAACCGGATCGGTGCCGTTTATCCTGCCGGTCCCCGGCAACAACCTCGCAGGCGTCCTCTCGTATCGTGATCTCGACGACGTCAACGCCATGCTACTCGCCGCCCAATCTCGATCCACGGCAGTGGTGATCGGCGGCGGTCTCCTGGGGCTGGAAGCGGCCGCAGGCCTTAAAGAGCGCGGCATGGATGTGACCGTGCTGCACCTCATGCCGACGCTGATGGAACGCCAGCTCGATCCAGCCGCCGGCTATATGCTGCAGCAGGAATTGGAGCAGCGCGGCATCAAGGTCATCACGAAAGCTTCGACCAAGGCCATTCTAGGAGACCGTAAAGTCGAAGGAGTAGCTCTCGCAGACGGTCGCGTGATCCCGGCAACGCTCGTGGTGATGGCCGCCGGGATCAAACCCAATGCTTGGCTCGCAGCTGAGGCGGGGCTTGCCACCAACCGAGGCATCCTCGTTGACGATCGGATGCAGACATCCGACCCGGACATCTTGGCGCTCGGTGAATGCGCGGAAGTCGGCGGACATGTCTACGGCCTCGTGGCACCCCTTTACGAAATGGCGCGCATCGCCGCCGCCAGGCTTGCCGGCGAAGACGGGCCGGGATTCGTCCACAACGACACCCCGACCAAGCTCAAGGTCACCGGGATTGATGTATTCTCGCTCGGCGATTTCGCGGACGGCGAGGATCGGCAGGAAATCGTACTGCGCGACGCCGCGGCAGGCGTCTACAAGCGCCTTGTTCTTAAGGAAAACCGCATTGTCGGCACGGTGCTCTACGGCGAGACCGCGGATGGCGCGTGGTTCAATGAACTGAAGAAGAAAGCGATCGACATCTCCGATATGCGCGACACGCTCATTTTCGGACAGGCCTACCAAGGCGGTTCCCCGTTGGACCCTATGGCGGCCGTTGCAGCATTGCCCGATGACGCAGAGATCTGCGGCTGCAACGGCGTGTGCAAGGGCAAGATCGTCGCCGCCATTCAAAGCAAGAAACTGACCTCGCTCGATGATGTGCGCGCCCACACCAAGGCGTCCGCATCGTGCGGCTCGTGCACCGGCCTTGTCGAACAGGTGCTGAAGCTGACGCTCGGCGATTCCTACGCCCCAGCCGCCGTGCAGCCGATGTGCTCTTGCACTTCCCTCGGCCATGACGACGTGCGCCGGCTGATCAAAGCCAAGGGCCTCAAGAGCGTTTACGCTGTCATGCAAGAGCTCGAATGGAAGACCTCGTGCGGCTGCGCCAAGTGCCGCCCTGCTCTCAACTACTATCTGGTCTGCGACTGGCCGGGCGAATACACCGATGATTACCAGTCTCGCTTCATCAACGAGCGTGTGCACGCCAACATTCAGAAGGATGGCACCTACTCCGTGGTGCCGCGCATGTGGGGAGGAGTGACGAGCGCGAAAGAGCTGCGGGCCATCGCCGATGTGGTGGACAAATTCCAGATCCCGACCGTCAAAGTCACAGGTGGCCAACGGATCGACATGCTGGGCGTGCGCAAGGAAGATCTGCCTGCGGTGTGGGCAGATCTCGGCAAAGCGGGGTTCGTCTCCGGCCATGCCTATGCCAAGGGTCTGCGTACCGTCAAAACCTGTGTCGGAAGCGAATGGTGTCGCTTCGGAACGCAGGATTCGACCGCGCTCGGCATCCGCATCGAAAAATTCATGTGGGGCTCTTGGACGCCAGCCAAGGTGAAGATGGCCGTGTCGGGATGTCCGCGTAATTGCGCCGAGGCAACCTGCAAGGACGTCGGTGTCGTGTGCGTCGACAGCGGATTTGAAATCCATTTCGCGGGGGCTGCCGGCCTCGACATCCGGGGCACCGAAGTCTTGGGTCTGGTGAAGACCGAGGACGAGGCACTCGAAGTCATCGTCGCGCTGACACAGATGTACCGCGAGCAGGCGCGATACCTCGAGCGCATCTACAAATGGGCCAAGCGCGTCGGGACCGACGAGATCCGAAAGCAAATACTTGCCGATGAGGAGCGCCGCCGCGCCTTCTTCGACCGCTTCGTCTACTCGCAGAAGTTCGCGCAAGTCGATCCGTGGTCCGAACGCGTCTCTGGATTACACAAACACGAGTTTCGTCCCCTCGCCACGGTCGGTCTTCCCCAGGCTGCGGAGTAA
- a CDS encoding MFS transporter: MTGDDHADLGLASAESRALWASTLAFTVCFAVWTIFSIVGVRIKQELALSETEFGLLVGTPILTGSLSRIFLGIWTDRFGGRLVFTIMMLATSLATILLAFAHTYPQILLAALGVGLAGGSFAVGVAYVSRFFPQGRQGTALGIFGVGNVGAAVTKFAAPFVLLAWGWQAVALVWAAALILMATIFYISTVDDPVIIERRRTGIAAKSFMLELSPLRDARVWRFASYYFFVFGAFVALALWLPRYLIGVYGFNIETAGLVGALYSIPASIFRAYGGMLSDRIGARTVMYWSLGVSAVATLILSLPPTSYVMRGINGDISSHFEIGIGTFVVAAFVLGFFMSLGKAAVFKHIASYYPGSVGAVGGVVGMIGGLGGFALPIAFGALNDLTGLWSSCFMLLFAISVGLLFWMDVAVRRMRGAPASVSKDRANTSVIAAE; encoded by the coding sequence ATGACGGGTGACGATCACGCGGATCTTGGATTGGCGAGCGCCGAAAGCCGCGCACTCTGGGCGTCGACGCTCGCCTTCACCGTATGCTTCGCGGTGTGGACGATTTTTTCGATAGTCGGCGTGCGGATCAAGCAAGAGCTGGCATTGTCCGAAACCGAGTTTGGGCTGCTTGTCGGCACGCCCATCCTGACCGGATCGCTCTCGCGCATCTTCCTCGGCATCTGGACCGATCGCTTCGGCGGCCGCCTCGTCTTCACCATCATGATGCTCGCGACGAGCCTCGCGACCATCCTGCTCGCATTTGCCCACACGTATCCGCAAATCCTTCTTGCGGCGCTTGGTGTCGGTCTGGCGGGCGGGTCCTTCGCAGTCGGCGTCGCCTATGTCTCTCGCTTCTTTCCTCAGGGCCGTCAGGGCACGGCGCTCGGCATTTTCGGCGTCGGCAACGTCGGGGCGGCGGTGACGAAATTCGCCGCGCCCTTTGTACTGCTTGCCTGGGGCTGGCAGGCGGTGGCGCTCGTTTGGGCCGCAGCCCTGATCCTGATGGCGACGATCTTTTACATCTCGACCGTTGACGATCCGGTCATTATCGAGCGTCGCAGGACGGGCATTGCGGCCAAATCGTTCATGCTGGAACTTTCTCCCTTGCGCGACGCGCGGGTTTGGCGCTTCGCATCCTACTACTTCTTCGTATTTGGTGCGTTTGTCGCCCTCGCACTCTGGCTGCCGCGCTACCTCATCGGCGTCTACGGCTTCAACATTGAAACTGCAGGCCTTGTCGGCGCCCTTTATTCGATCCCGGCCAGCATTTTCCGCGCCTACGGCGGCATGCTCTCAGATCGCATCGGTGCCCGCACGGTGATGTATTGGAGCCTCGGCGTCTCGGCGGTTGCTACACTCATCCTGTCGCTGCCGCCGACCAGCTACGTCATGCGCGGTATCAACGGAGATATTTCCTCTCACTTCGAGATCGGTATCGGAACCTTCGTCGTCGCCGCCTTTGTACTCGGCTTTTTCATGAGCCTCGGCAAGGCTGCCGTCTTCAAGCACATCGCCTCCTACTATCCCGGCAGCGTCGGCGCCGTCGGCGGCGTGGTCGGAATGATCGGCGGCCTCGGTGGATTCGCTCTTCCCATCGCCTTCGGCGCGCTGAACGACCTCACGGGACTTTGGTCAAGCTGCTTCATGCTGCTGTTCGCAATCTCTGTCGGCCTGTTGTTCTGGATGGACGTTGCTGTCCGCCGCATGCGCGGCGCGCCAGCGTCAGTCTCGAAGGATCGCGCCAACACATCAGTCATCGCCGCCGAATAA
- a CDS encoding phasin family protein: MLDYPSRNGSHCNSRVPDPGVASLTSIWSPAATCAEAWNAAVCQAGDEVAKSWVKFVGERLAKDSTFPQQFAACRNPSDICDLYAKFWQQMAGDYAAEFSSIASTGWKAARAFLDAAGNGNSASKTN; encoded by the coding sequence ATGCTCGATTATCCAAGCAGAAATGGAAGCCATTGCAACTCGCGGGTGCCGGATCCAGGCGTCGCCTCGTTGACAAGCATCTGGTCGCCCGCAGCGACCTGCGCCGAAGCGTGGAACGCTGCAGTCTGCCAAGCTGGAGACGAAGTCGCCAAAAGTTGGGTGAAATTCGTTGGCGAGCGTCTCGCCAAAGACAGTACTTTCCCGCAACAATTCGCAGCATGCCGTAACCCAAGCGACATCTGCGATCTTTACGCGAAGTTCTGGCAGCAGATGGCGGGCGACTACGCTGCCGAATTTTCGAGCATTGCAAGCACCGGCTGGAAAGCCGCGAGAGCGTTTCTCGATGCGGCTGGCAATGGCAACAGTGCGTCCAAGACAAATTGA